The following are encoded together in the Nodosilinea sp. PGN35 genome:
- a CDS encoding NAD(P)H-quinone oxidoreductase subunit 5, producing MDSVDTLYQYAWLIPVLPLIGATIVGVGLISYGEATSKLRQPSATLIVSLTGAAMVLSFLIFWSQWQGHAPYQAMFEWASAGDFRIEMGYTIDHLVALMLVVVTTVAFLVMIYTDGYMAHDPGYVRFYAYLSLFSSSMLGLVISPNLLQVYVFWELVGMCSYLLIGFWYNRKPAADACQKAFVTNRVGDFGLLLGILGLFWATGSFDFEIMGERLTEMVNIGSLPASVAAIFAILVFLGPVAKSAQFPLHVWLPDAMEGPTPISALIHAATMVAAGVFLVARMYPVFEHIPTVMTVIAYTGAFTAFMGATIAITQNDIKKGLAFSTMSQLGYMVMAMGVGAYSAGLFHLMTHAYFKAMLFLGSGSVIHGMEAVVGHDPVLAQDMRLMGGLRKYMPVTAITFLIGTLAICGIPPFAGFWSKDEILGATFAANPALWAVGWLTAGITAFYMFRMYFSTFEGSFRGNDEGIRRDLKRAQLQKMGMSLGPGAMNPQELTLDEAHDHDDDHHAHEPHESPLAMTFPLMALAVPSVLVGLLGTPFANYFEAFIHPPGEVFEAAEAAEAFDWSEFALMAGSSVAIAVVGIIISVLMYRTKAIDPKAIAAKIPFLYNLSLNKWYIDDIYEVVFVQGSRKLAKQVLEVDIRIVDGLVNLAGLVTLVTGEGLKYLENGRAQFYALIVFGAVLGLVLLSGVT from the coding sequence ATGGATTCTGTAGACACGCTTTATCAATACGCCTGGCTAATTCCGGTGCTGCCCCTGATTGGGGCGACCATCGTCGGTGTGGGGTTAATTTCCTACGGCGAGGCCACCAGCAAGCTCAGGCAGCCCTCAGCGACGCTGATCGTCTCCCTAACCGGGGCGGCGATGGTACTGTCATTTTTAATTTTTTGGAGCCAGTGGCAGGGCCACGCTCCCTACCAGGCCATGTTTGAGTGGGCCTCGGCGGGCGACTTCCGCATTGAGATGGGCTACACCATCGACCACCTGGTGGCGCTGATGCTGGTGGTGGTCACCACCGTCGCCTTTTTGGTGATGATCTACACCGATGGCTATATGGCCCACGATCCGGGCTACGTGCGGTTCTACGCCTACCTAAGCCTGTTTAGCTCGTCGATGCTGGGCCTGGTGATTAGCCCCAACCTGCTCCAGGTCTACGTGTTCTGGGAGCTGGTGGGCATGTGCTCGTACCTGCTAATTGGCTTTTGGTACAACCGCAAACCCGCCGCCGATGCCTGCCAAAAGGCGTTTGTCACCAACCGGGTGGGCGACTTTGGCCTGCTGTTGGGCATCCTTGGCCTGTTTTGGGCCACCGGCAGCTTCGACTTTGAGATTATGGGCGAACGGTTGACCGAGATGGTCAACATCGGCAGCCTGCCCGCCAGCGTTGCCGCCATTTTTGCCATTCTGGTCTTCCTCGGCCCGGTGGCCAAGTCGGCCCAGTTTCCGCTCCACGTGTGGCTGCCCGACGCCATGGAAGGCCCCACCCCCATCTCCGCGCTAATTCACGCCGCGACGATGGTGGCGGCGGGGGTGTTCCTGGTGGCCCGCATGTACCCCGTGTTTGAGCACATCCCCACGGTGATGACGGTGATCGCCTACACCGGGGCGTTTACGGCGTTTATGGGAGCTACCATCGCCATTACCCAAAACGACATTAAAAAGGGGCTGGCCTTCTCCACCATGTCGCAGTTGGGCTACATGGTCATGGCTATGGGTGTCGGCGCGTATTCCGCCGGGCTATTTCACCTGATGACCCACGCCTACTTCAAGGCCATGCTGTTTCTTGGCTCTGGCTCCGTCATCCACGGTATGGAGGCGGTGGTGGGCCATGACCCGGTGCTGGCTCAGGACATGCGCCTGATGGGCGGCCTGCGCAAGTACATGCCCGTCACCGCCATCACCTTTTTGATCGGCACCCTGGCCATCTGCGGGATTCCCCCCTTTGCGGGTTTCTGGTCTAAGGACGAAATTTTGGGCGCGACCTTCGCGGCAAACCCCGCCCTGTGGGCTGTGGGCTGGCTGACGGCGGGGATCACCGCCTTCTACATGTTCCGCATGTACTTCTCCACCTTCGAAGGCAGCTTTCGCGGCAACGACGAAGGTATTCGCCGCGACCTGAAGCGGGCGCAGCTACAAAAAATGGGCATGTCCCTGGGCCCTGGAGCCATGAATCCCCAGGAGCTGACCCTGGATGAGGCCCACGACCACGACGATGACCATCACGCTCACGAACCCCACGAGTCGCCCCTGGCGATGACCTTTCCGCTGATGGCGCTGGCGGTGCCTTCGGTGCTGGTGGGGCTGCTGGGTACGCCCTTTGCCAACTATTTTGAAGCGTTCATTCATCCCCCTGGGGAGGTGTTTGAGGCGGCAGAGGCGGCAGAAGCCTTTGACTGGAGCGAGTTTGCCCTAATGGCGGGAAGCTCGGTGGCGATCGCCGTGGTCGGCATCATTATCTCCGTCCTGATGTACCGCACCAAGGCCATTGATCCCAAGGCGATCGCCGCCAAGATTCCCTTCCTGTACAACCTGTCGCTCAACAAGTGGTACATCGACGACATCTACGAGGTGGTCTTTGTCCAGGGCAGTCGCAAACTGGCCAAGCAGGTGCTCGAAGTCGATATTCGCATCGTCGATGGCCTGGTCAACCTCGCCGGTCTGGTCACCCTGGTAACCGGCGAAGGGCTTAAATACCTTGAGAATGGCCGGGCCCAGTTCTATGCGCTGATTGTGTTTGGCGCGGTGCTGGGGCTGGTGCTGCTGTCGGGGGTGACGTAG
- a CDS encoding TIGR04376 family protein produces the protein MGLFEDLSKFLETRLDEFLKANPHLELWGLEDQLRGQEQDAIRLLGDLKRREKQLEDSILATAQDIQRWHNRIQQAQAANRLDLVKAAQEREAALLRQGNQYWGQMKGVKEQIGQTRALQKEIHDRRRELKAKIAETQAQRTAQRTSWDTGWAKTTFDGFGRDPMDPLEESFQRWETEQELEELKRSMGR, from the coding sequence ATGGGCCTCTTTGAAGATCTGAGCAAATTTCTCGAGACCCGGCTCGACGAATTTCTCAAAGCCAACCCCCATCTCGAGCTGTGGGGCCTCGAAGACCAGCTGCGGGGCCAAGAGCAAGACGCCATTCGCCTGCTGGGAGACCTCAAGCGCCGCGAAAAACAGCTCGAAGACAGCATTCTTGCCACGGCCCAAGACATTCAGCGCTGGCATAACCGCATTCAACAGGCCCAGGCCGCCAACCGCCTTGATCTGGTTAAAGCGGCCCAGGAGCGCGAGGCCGCCCTGCTGCGCCAGGGCAACCAGTACTGGGGCCAAATGAAAGGCGTTAAAGAGCAGATTGGCCAGACCCGTGCCCTGCAAAAAGAAATTCACGATCGCCGCCGCGAACTCAAAGCCAAAATCGCCGAGACCCAGGCTCAGCGCACCGCCCAGCGCACCAGCTGGGATACCGGCTGGGCCAAAACCACCTTTGACGGGTTTGGTCGCGATCCGATGGATCCGCTGGAGGAGTCATTTCAGCGGTGGGAGACGGAGCAAGAGCTAGAGGAGCTGAAGCGGAGCATGGGCAGGTAG